The Anolis carolinensis isolate JA03-04 chromosome 2, rAnoCar3.1.pri, whole genome shotgun sequence genome contains the following window.
CAAGAGGCAATGCTTTTAACCCATAGCCTTGACCTGATGAACCCCTTTGCATTTACCATGCTGGAAAGATCCTGGGTTCAAAGCCATCCTGTGGCTTTGAAGTGTCTTAAAGGTCCTGAATTGTATTTATCTTTTGCTACATATTTTTGTAAACTGGTCTTACTCCACAGACAGGGCAGGACAGATGTCACTATAACTGAGCAACGATTATATAATAACCTGTGTTTATCcattttttcattttctaaatGCCCCTCTATATCTGAATGTGGCGTAAAATGTTGCCTTACATTTTCACCAATCAGATCGtagaattatgtttttaaaaaagacagcATTAGCATATTTCCAAAAAAAACAGCTATTTTTAAGGAAACAAAATCAATTTCCTATACAATTTTCCACTTTTGAAGAATCCTTTCTTTCTACGTGCATTAACCTTCtgcctgcatcatcatcatcatcagcagcagcagcatatctACAGTTCTGTTCCATCATCTAATAAGGAATCTGGCTCATTCTGTGAGCAAAAAACACATCTCATAATTTCCCCAAGATCATTAATATATCAAAGCACTAtgacagaggaaaacctttaattCACATAAGTTTGACTTTTCTAGTAAGTCCCATTCACTTTTATTAGTTTGGTCCTCACTAAAGGAGCATTATACTGTATCTGGAATTAGTACTCTGCACTGGGATAAGGCTTTCCTGAGGCATGTCTCTGTGAAAGTTTTTGAAATATATGGGTGAAtgtaacaaaatacaacaaaatttgaaaaatgttctgttcctggtttgaaagtgttatttcctgtttaattgtgtggcgcTTACTGAAAGTAGTcattatactctagaaactttgtttttgtggctgccacaaactatgttgaattggtcgagatttcatgagatattcattgaaaaacaatagcaaaatgtgctgccagATGTCCTgcaagaacaaagtttttgcagtttaatgaactttttccatgtttttttatgatagaaccaattaggaaatggcatttataactcaggaacaaaaattgtgttacatagtgttaatgAAATAGAATGTATAGCGACAGACTGAACAGTGTGTACTTATTTGATTCTGGGAGGCTCATTGTGTGCCGCACTGTAACgaagtgtggggtttttttgtttacagatgtcatgtttaattgggttttaaaagggtcaatatttcagttactctgcactcatgagttggttgccatggagaagtgggcagagccaactgccgttttggtggagaagtgcaggtttgaaaaagaagcagttagtctgtgccctgatgaggtacagtgaagactgatcctcagttgaagggatcagggaggctcaaatgcttatttttgagtcagcttaaaataagtttggtgacttattttaaggtagtctgtctcctgataaggaacagataatctgtgattgtaattcacagggtgactgcagtttagagcagtaaagaaagaagtaacattttaagaagtttgaaacacctcattctagctttgcaactgttaactaaagtgcctctaaagagaaagttactgtaaccattaagctttgtgcctgaataaacatgttattgttcttttaaacatctcagcttctgccacatatatattaccatcaaaagcaaacaagaagaaagaagaaaaacataatttaaaaggtctcctctctaagtagctagtggctatattttcccatagtggtggcaagcgttgataatcccctttacatctggtggccaaattataaacatctttacatttggtggcagcgtttaaataaaaacatctttacaatttggtggctgtggttataacataatataatataatataatatataattaaataaacaccCAACATCTCTTCTCCGCATGCACCAAAGCTGAAAGATCACCAACTTTTCCTTTTTGCCAAATAATTTGCCATAGGAGAAAAAATACTTTCATCTGGCTTTTTCATTTGCCAGCAGCAAGAGAATTTCACCTACAAAGATACATAGAAGATCAAGATGTGTGGGCAGGGAGAAGAAGTTTAAACCTTCCCATTCTTTTGCACCAAGGGAAAACCTCCCCAATTAATACCAGACCTGCCTGAAAAGGATGTTCAGCTCTGCTTCAAGTGATACAATGTGGAAAACataggttcaaatcctcactctgGAATAAAGCTCCCAAGTAATTCTGGGCAGTCACTTATCTCTCAATCTGACCTACTTCACAGCTGTGTTGTGATGCTTCTCACTTCTGCTGTCAACCCTAGTTTAACCCAGCTTGGACCCCTGTCATTGTACTTTGTCAAAAACTGTCCCTCTTCAATGTGCATCTGTTGTAGAGAATTGATCCATTCTAGGTTTTCAGGGTGGTGAGCCAAATACATCAATCCAACGAAGCTCCTCTGATTCAGACTATCGGAGCAAATGAACCAACCTGCACCTATTCCTACACATCCTATTGACTGTGGGGCCTTTCCCCCACAAAACATTTACCTCTGGAAACCATATTCTCATATAATTGTGGCACTTCCAAGTGAGATGATAAAGTTCTGTTCCTCGTTGAACCTATCTGTAGAAGTAGATAAGGTCAAAAGAAAGGAGTCTCCACTTTCTGATTTAAAGGATAGAGTATGTTTCCATTGTGTCCTTTTAAGTGAGATAAACTAAGCCTTGAGAATGTACACCAAGGCTGGATACACCGACAAGTGGTTTTTGTTGCTTCCATACCACTTCTTAAGTCAGATATAACTGCAACAATTCTCCAAAGGGAATCTGAGGCACATAGAGTACAATGGACGAAGGCAGTGAAGTCCACGGTCTCTGCTGCCACCAGTCTCTGTCGTCATCCATGGCATCAAGGATCCTGGTGACATCACAAGACCATGCTCACTTCCTACCAAAGTAAACAAACATAATTTCAAACCCAAAAGCTCTTCAAAGAATCAGCAGTTAATGACTTAGATTCAGAACCAAAACACAGAGATGGTATTCAGACACAAGCACCAGGCTTTAGCTTCTTCATCACTACTGGCTGGCAAACTACAGTCTACACATTAGGAAAATCTCCACAGTAACCTCTGCAGCCCACAGTTTGTGTGTAGTGAATTCAACAGCCTGTGATCTTATAATTGCACCAAATGCCTACATAATATCTTTCAAAACTGACCAGGTGCGGACAGCATTGAGCAAACATAATTCCGTGCTTTCAGATGTTAACAGTGCAATTGTATACACATCAATTTGGAAGCCAGGCCTATTGCAAAAGGCACAATGTAGTAGTCCTCCTTGCAGAACAGGATGCTTTCAGTTTGCTGCAGAGTGAGCAAGTCAACAGTCTGCTTCTCAGTGGCACCATTATTCTTTTGGACTTTCTGTCAAAATTCCTGACTGAGGCAGAGTGTGAGAGGCTATGTCAGTGGTGCTGTTCCCAAATGGAGCAGGTGGCTGCTGCTTTCTTAAACTTTGATGAGGCCCAGGAGGCCCATTTTAGGCTGCAAATTTAAACTCAATGGGGGGAAAATAAGGCTAgtacggtaaaggtttcccctgatgttaagtccagtcgtgaccgactctgggggttggtgctcatctccatttctaagccaaagagctggcgttgtccgtagacacctccaaggtcatgtggccggcatgactgtatggagcgccgttaccttcccgccagaacggtacctattgaactactcacattggcatgttttcgaactgctaggttggcagaagctggagctaacagcggccgctcccaccgctcccagggtttgaacctggaccttttggtctgcaagttcagcagctcagtgctttaacacacttcaccactgggactCCTTTTAAAATAAGGCTAAATTGTACATAATCCTCAAAGATGTTTATAAAACACTATTtcccacttgtgtgtgtgtgttaagaatCCTAACAACATGAGCAAAGAACTGTCCAGGGCTCCATGGCAGTCTAGCAATGGCAAAAGGGACCATTAAGTTTCAACCATActaggcagtgtggactcctccTCACTGCTGTGTCTTGCTACTTGGGACCAACTTCAGTTTATGGTAAGTGATATTATTTTCCAGTACATGTGTAGATCATGCCATCATttgaaatgtaattttttggGAGTATAAGTCATGGAATTCACCTAGCATAGCAActagttgcagtccaaaaaattaACGTTTTAAAGCTCTGGTATGATTAATAATTGCTTTtcaccacactgccatgtataCCTGTACTTTGCCCACACATTTGAATGAGATTTATCAAAGGAAATTAAAATAAGTAAAACACAATAGTAAATTATTCTATTTTATAGAAAAAGTCAAAGGACAGGCAAAACCAGTTTTCAAAATATGTATGAGATCCAGAGGAATTAGGCTTCAGTACTGAATGCATTAAAGGACTACGCATCTTTCTGCCTGCTGACCCCCTTATAGATGCAAAACAGAGGTTTGGTGCTGGCAGTCTATGGCTATGGAAACAGCTCTGCTTAGAAAACTATCTTGTTTCACCTAATGCAGGacaagcaataaaataaatacaagagaTCACTGATGTTTGTCTCTTTTCTGGAAGCGACTTCAAAGCCAGCTGCTAGCCAAATGTCACATAGGTTAAGGCAGAAGTTATTTTATGAGGATCTGCATTTGTAGTCTCTCTTATGTACTTTACTAACTACAGCATGCATGCATGGTTATCCTCAGGTGACAGGAATCCATGCATACAGAGGAAAAATGGTTAAGAAGTGAAATTAAAAGCATGAGAGTGCATATCAACAGGACTGGTTCTCATGCACTCTCATGCTTCTAATTTCACTGTTGTACGTGTTCTGAGGAAGTCTGCTTTTAGAACACAACTACAAGGGAACACTTTTTCTTAATTCTTAAATACCACAGATTTCTTCACTGCTTTTGAGTCATTTAGAACTTCTGCCTGCGAGGGAAGGCAGATCAAAGCATCTGGTTGTGAACATTTAAAGAAACTGTCAAACAGGATATCATCCAAATTAATTTATGTCTGTACTAAAGGTAGCAATAACTGTTTTTGTCTTCTtggacatataaatatacaaacgaTGGTGTTAATTACAGAGATTCAATTACCAGTTTCCTGTTTAggtcctccttccttcctgtctttgtTGCCACCATTCCAGAAATGAAGAATTTTCGGAGCTATATCCATTCCTACTAAGTCCAGCTAAGGACTCAAGGGAATTATTATAGAAACTGATAGAAATGGTCAGAGCTTCTCTTTTCTTCAGGTGATCCAAGTTCAGAGAGTCTGGTGAGGAATACTCTCAGGAGCATCTCAAAGCATGATGGCTGTATGCTCTATGGTGATGACCAACGAGTATCTAGTCCAAAGCGCCAATGAACTTTGTTGGTGGTGGTGCTCTGAGAGAAAAGGCATAGCAGTCAAGGGTGTAAGAGGACAAGAAGTTACTCTGAAGCTCTGAATGTAAAGAAGTCTGGCTTCCCTATTGACTTGATTGATGAAAATCTTGTGCTCATGGCTCTGGACCTCCAGGTACCTTGGTTCTCTACAACATCTTGACCAGAGTTCTTGCATGATGAAAAagtcaaaatgaataaaatgaaggAGATGAAAAAATACTGGTGAGGGAGTAAAGCATGAGGATGAGCATCACATTTAGCCAATTCTCATGGACACTTTCTCCTACTTGCATTATCTGGTGTGCCATTATATTTACCTCCTCCACAACATTTTCAAGAATGCCTTTGAGTGATCTCCATCTATGGACCAACCCATGCACAATCATCCACAGGTTGTCCATTAtcactggataataataatataacttaccACGGAAACAGTGTACATGCTGTTATCAAAGGATGTCTCTGTGAAAGAAGCAATATGGATACAGTGACTAAGAGACGGGCTACACAAACATCTTAATATCTAAACAGATGCACACTGTCTTCATACATATTTTTCCAGGAATGGTTACCAAGGAAGTATTCATGCCACAAAAATGCAGAAGTAAGATTAGAATAGAAGACAACATACTTTGAAAAAATTTTGTTGCCGTGAGCAGATGGACAGCTGGCAATTCTACTTATTACTTCTTGCAACAGCAAAAGAGAAGAGTTtgctataaaataattttaaaagttgtttgtttctttttactgCTCCCAGTCTCTTTCATGCCCCCAACTAGTCCATATATCTTATTATTATAGGTCTGAAAACTCAGATGGCAAGAAAGACAGAAAGTCTGTGAACATGGGAGAGTTCAGTTGAGCTACTCTTCACTGGCATCTAAGATCCTCTGGTCTCCAGtgtaaaggattattattattattattattattattattattattattattatatttcttacccgcctctccctctggctcaaggtgggttataacacaattaaaaaacgcaaacattgcaaaaattcaacaaatatacgtatttctataaaagatccacattaaaactgcatttctttaatatatatatatatatatatatatatacacacacacacacactagctgtgcccggccacgcgttgctgtggcaaagtggtggtggtattggttaaaaattgttgtgtaatttttatttgacgttatttgtattttttattaattttattgtaagttatccttttatttattatattttattattttcttgtattatttttagttattttctgttatagtattttattgtattaatttttagtgttttttattattttttatagggttgctaggagatcaagttggaggagcttaaccttctaactggcagcaattggataaaagcaattattcctctctctctaattaggactttatttttcttttctttttgttgtatcaacctagaggtgtggatgatgggttgtgttgtcaaattttgaggttcgggggcctgtagttttgttgttttgtgggtcgccgtgatgccatcactcttttatatatatagatgaaagtaCACAAAATAGACATCAAACAAAGGACATGAAGGTAACCTGGACCTTaactatgtagggctttaaagatcaaaaccaacactttgtactttgcccagaaactaattggcagccagtagaaTGACTTTAGGAcaggtgtaatatgttcactcttggatgttcctgtgaccaatctggctgccatattttgaaccaactggaatttttgaacttggtacaaagatagcccaatgtaaagcatgtTGCAGAAGTCCAAACTTCAGGTTACTAGTGCATGCATCTTTATGTCTtctaaatctaggaaggggcgcagctgccatatcagccaaagctggtagaAAGCACTCCTGATGGtggcatctacctgggctgacatttggagggatGGATCAAGGAGCACTCCCAAGAATAGATGCATATAGAATTAAAGAATCAaaaaattggaagagatcacatgggccatccaatccaaccccattctgccaggcaagaaaagtacaatcaaagcacccacaacagatggccaccctgcctctgtttaaaagcttccaaaacaTGTCCAACAACAAGATATTTTTTCCATTGCACTAGATTCAAATTTTCTACAATCTTTGTAATTTCTTAGAACCTCGAGAAAGCAGCAAGTTATGGCTTCTCCTCTGGGAAGATACTGCCCAGGATGGAATTTATGCCTAGGATTAATCTTTTTCCTCAGTATCTTTCAGGATTCCCTTTTCAGAAAGGGACAGGATAGCAACTATATCTTTACTTGTGTCACTATGGGTAGGTTTTTTCGTCACCTATGTACAGCTGAGTCAGCTTTTACTGGTAAACATATATATTTTGAGTGTAGGTAATCTCTACAATGCAAATAGTGCATCATGCGTAGTTCACTTTTGATCAGTCCACACACTGACACTGActtgccagagaaaagatatgccacACAGATTATCAATAAAGAACAGGAACTTTTACTCATtgaaatgcagagcaacatatatacagtcacatgaacagttgcattgactcacacaatgtcctttgaGAGAGATTTAAATAGTATGCTAAAAGTGTCTTTATGAGGAGCTTTTTCACATGTGCATAACACCACCAGAATTTCCTTTACTGAGACACATTCCCTTTCTTTTGGCATCAGCTGATATCAAAACAGGTCCTTTCTTCCCTACTCCTAACCAGTTGCTTTTTTTCCAGACAGTCTCGTTTAATTTGTATTTCTTCCTTAGAGTTTCAGATGTAAGTAATAGGCTGATACTTTGAGAGAGCTAGTTTCCttttgcataggtaaaggtaaaggtttcccctgacgttaagcccagtcgtgaccgactctgggggttggtgctcatctccatttctaagccgaagagccggcgttgtccatagacacctccaaggtcatgtggccggcatgactgcatggcgtgccgttatcttcccgccagagtggtacctattgatctactcacatttgaatgttttcgaactgctaggttggcaggagctggggctaacagcgggtgctcattccgctcccgggatttgaccctgggaccttttggtctgcaagttcagcagctcagtgctttaacacactgtgccaccaggggcccccttcCTTTTGCATATGAATGAAGAAAAAGTGGCAAAGACCTGTTTAGAATCTAGACTATAACTGAAGCAGCCACTAGGTGAGCAATGATGTATCAGTAACCACTTATCCTTCTTTGCTTGTTCTCATCATGCATATCTCTAACAAGGCGGGGCAATTGGGGTGGGTCGGAGGGAGAGATTGGTGGTGTATTTGGTATATACATTTTACATACCTGTTGCAGGGTAGCTTGTTTCTGTCCAGCAGGAATCTAATACCCTGTGCAAACCAAagcatatataattaatgcaATTATTTCACAAACTAAAACATGTGCCTCTTCTAAAGCTCAACTGAGATACTGCTTATATTAGCCTCTTTAGGACATATAGAAGAATAAAGATTATCCTCTCACTTAACaaggttattattactattagagcTGTGAggtgaggtgggtaagaaataaaataataataatatttttaaaattattattattatttgttactcGCGTCTCCTTACAGTGCTCAAGACAAGGTACAACACcattaaaacagacacaacacTATTAACACAACACTATTATATTTACTAAAATATACACAAGACAAACAcaccaataaaatgcaggttgaaattcacagtttaaaattgactgggttggcctgccagaagagataggtcttcagttgcatcttaaattctgacagctgaattAGCTGCCAAGGCTCTTCCGACAAGTCATTCCATAGTTTTGGGGTGGTTGATAAAAAAGTTAGAATGATTATAGGTGGACAGATTAAGGACTTTAGCACATGAAGCCCCTATTCCATGGCAGTCACGCTATCATAGATAATAAAAACATACTGGGATGAGAACTTTTCATATTGTGCCTCTCTTCGTTCATCCAGTTGCATTGATTTGACAATCGGTGGCCCTGCAGTCATACTTCTGCATACCTTTACAATCCCACCTTCCCACTGCTTCATAATTTGAGCGACAAAAAAGGACAACTATAACTGTAAAATAGAAATGAACACAAAACAAACTTCTCAGGAAAGTgatgggaaggagaaggagacatCCTCCATCCCCTGAGATCACTTTACTACTGGCATGTTACCACTAAGGTAGGCAACAGGAACATTGCAGGATTGtgagctattgatgggtttttcccatcaatagcaggGGACAAGTTGATGATGGAGAGGACGTAGACCAGCACTGGGATGCATACAGTGTCTTGTGATAGGGATCATCACCAAAGGTGCGCCAACCAGCTACTCCATTAACTTTTCGATTTAACTGCTATATGGGAAAAGAGTACTGCATGATGTTGAGCTCTCACctttttttctgtcttctttctttcactatccaaaacaaacatacataagTGAGCAGGTTTGGTAGAAAAGGAAAGGCATTCATAGCTTTACCAGGCATAATGAAAGCCAACATCTTACTTGTTCAGTGAAATCCGACAGTTTTATTGATCAATAAAAAACAAGAGTGTTCAGAatgcatctacaccgtagaatgaatacaatttgacatcactttaactgctatggctcaattctatggattcctggaagctgtagtttttcaaGCTCTTTAACCTTCTGTGCTAAAGTtcgctggtgcctcactaaactacaaatcccacaattctatacattgaaccatagcaaagtgatgtcagactgcatttattctatagtaCACCCTGAGCACATCTGTCCCAgacatttgcatttttattgttgtttatatacCAAGGTGAGACCTCAATATTTACAACCACTTCTGGTTAGATCAGTGTTTCCCTAGGGGGGTCAGGAGGGGGGTCAGGAGGGTcaccaaaaaccatcagaaaacatattaattcacagtgctctctggagatAAGTGagctacatctcccctaaatcactgtcagtcCCTCCAAAATctctccagtatttcctgttggtaatgggggaagtttggcccaattctgtcattggtgcggttcagaatgctctttgattgtaggtgagctataagtcccagcaactacaactcccaaatgtcaaggtctgttttccccaaattccaccagtgtccacatttgggcatagtgagtattcatgccaagtttggtccagatccatcattatttgggtccacagtgctctctggatgtagatgagctacaactccaaaactcaaggtcaatgcccagaaaacacttccagtattttctgttggccatgggagttctgtgtgccaagtttggttcaattccatcattggtaaaGTTCAGAAtcctctttgattttaggtgaattataaatcccagcaactacaactcccaaatgaccaaATCAGTTCCcatcaaccccaccagtattcaaatttgaggccaaaagagtatgacttgcccaaggtcacccaatgggcctGCATGTCTACACAGAGAGTCAAACTCTtgtctccagagttgcagtccaatgttcaaataataataataatactaactttatttttataccccgccccatctccccgaagggactcggggcggcttacatggggccttgcccgataaaaaaatcaaatatcaaaacacagcaataaaacaattatgcaataaaaacatcatcaaaccactacaccatgctgactctcatGCTAATGTTAGATGGATGTAATTAATACTTTCCTGTCCAACAATATTATATTCAGTAAACAAAAACACTCATTTGATTATTCCTCTGAACATTCTAAATGTCCCTAATCTTGATATAGCTGCACATCTTTCATGACTATAGTGCCTACAGAAATGTATCTCATCTGGCAAGCCAGTGTCACTGAGTCATAGATAGCTGATAGTCATTCTGACAATCTGACTCTTGCACAACTACATGCTGAGGGTAAAATATTTCTCTTTACTTGCAATGGCAACATGCtctggaatccagggagttgtagtttggtaagaagTACCAGGGGAGGATCCCTCTAGCTATAGACTCTCTTTAGGTTTTGGCTATTTAGGAGGATGTTCCCTCCTAAATAGCCATCCCCAGGTTTCTATTGGATGGCACCAGGGTGGTCAAAGTGGGATCATAACACTATAATTGTTTAGTGTGAAAGGTCTATAGTTACTCCAAGTGAAATGGGTGCTAAGTATTCCATCTTAGACATCATCTGTGCTCTTAAATAGGGCGATGAAAGATGCCCCATATATTAATTCTACGTACATCGTCCAACTGCAATCACAGCAACCACTAGGATCAAAACCAGCAGCAGTATTCCAGTCGCACTCAAAGCAGTGGGAAGAACCCAGTCTGAACCTGGAATTGATAACAGGAAATAATTTGATGACAGTCAGCAAAATATAAAGTGGCAAAACTGCATGAGTAGACTAGTTAGAAAGGGGGACAGCCAGTGATGACCACAAAATGTGGCCTGTCTCTTTCCCCGGTCCCAAGGACTGCAAGGAGTACGATTTTGCTGGTTGTctaattatgatgattattattatgagtttGATTATTTGTATGGTCTTTGGAGGCTTCTAGAAGGACGTCGGCCTTGTCCCTCAATGCAGAATGGCTGTAATTGCTGTttccttttattatttttgaagagTACACCATGCAGTACTGGCTACCAACTTTCTTTGGAAGTTTTCTCCACCTTTTCCAGGATGGTCCAGCCTACCCTCTGATTTATTTccctaaatgtttttttaaaagtcgaATGCTGCTCACCTTTTGAGCCAGAATTTGGAGGATCAGTTGGAACAGAAGTGGTCAAACTGGACTCTGAAACAGAAAAAGAGATGACATCTGAGCAACTTCAGAGAAAATGGCTAAATGAAAGACAAAAAGTGGGTGCACTGAAGATGCAAGAACAAATTTAGGATTACCAGATCAGGACTGTCCCAGAAATGTAGAGCCCATGAATAGCCCCTGCTGATATTACAGGAGGTAGGCTCTGGTGTTACTAGAAGCAGCCTCTGATTCTTCAACTTTGACAAGTaccgtatgtactcgagtataagctgacccgaatataagtggaggcacctaattttaccacaaaaaactgcgataatttattgacccgagtataagccgagggtgggaaatgaagcagctacaggtacatttaaaaataaaaataaaaatagataccaataaaattacactaatcaaggcatcaataggttaaataatgtatgtatacggatacagatatacaggtacatggatctatatgtatataggatttgcaaagacctgcaaacacatgggggggaaattcatatataaaattaatgtatatagatagatacatacagatatataagtacatagggattgcaaatgcattccTATATatatgtaggagagtttaacaaatatttcagggaaaatgcttttataagattaatgg
Protein-coding sequences here:
- the c2h19orf38 gene encoding protein HIDE1 isoform X1 gives rise to the protein MLHGNTNLKILFLLAGSLGVSSLFPYPLIVLDVPSDGIKEGDSIKIVCLAPRAYVDAWFYLLKGEQAQPVQILPAAEAQHTVTFHLENITTGDGGQYRCQYGLHNGSHLQLSELSFVLEITVEESSLTTSVPTDPPNSGSKGSDWVLPTALSATGILLLVLILVVAVIAVGRLKERRQKKRVLDSCWTETSYPATETSFDNSMYTVSVNSGQDVVENQGTWRSRAMSTRFSSIKSIGKPDFFTFRASE